The Polypterus senegalus isolate Bchr_013 chromosome 9, ASM1683550v1, whole genome shotgun sequence genome includes a window with the following:
- the LOC120534992 gene encoding killer cell lectin-like receptor subfamily B member 1B allele B produces MDCNSTGKINASTKKTWSFSRSALLQITVLCILLVIIIVLFILVIQKTADTMNKSKTNYQGLCNINGTSDDCIHDLNYQLQECKSDMNKAQQDCKINGCDGHDILKDHLKKTCRKEWSTGEMNCSFCPTGWLQNFRKCYFISKENKTWLECRNICISHKADLVIVKEKNELEYLQYIMNDANGFYWIGLRRDSSEIWRWVDGSPFDGSLFQNVTRHGGTHVFISKKTTSSGLHYTKKMCICQRSSVMV; encoded by the exons atggactgCAATTCAACAGGAAAGATTAATG cttcaacaaaaaaaacatgGTCCTTTTCCAGATCCGCTTTACTCCAGATTACAGTTTTGTGCATCTTACTGGTAATCATCATTGTCTTATTTATATTAG tcatacagaaaacagcagacacaatgaacaaatcaaaaacaaattatcaGGGCTTATGTAACATAAATGGTACATCTGATGATTGTATCCATGATTTAAACTATCAACTTCAAGAATGCAAGAGTGATATGAATAAAGCCCAACAGGATTGTAAAATTAATGGATGTGATGGACATGACATCTTGAAGGACCACCTAAAGAAAACATGTAGAAAAGAATGGAGTACTGGAG AAATGAACTGCTCCTTTTGCCCAACTGGATGGttacagaatttcagaaaatgcTACTTCatttctaaagaaaataaaacatggtTGGAATGCAGAAACATCTGTATTTCACATAAAGCAGACCTCGTTATAGTTAAGGAGAAAAATGAACtg GAATACCTGCAATATATCATGAATGACGCAAATGGATTTTACTGGATTGGACTGAGAAGAGATTCCAGTGAGATTTGGAGATGGGTAGATGGATCTCCTTTTGATGG ATCTTTGTTTCAAAATGTTACTAGGCATGGTGGCACTCATGTTTTCATATCTAAGAAAACAACCTCATCTGGCTTGCActacacaaagaaaatgtgcattTGTCAAAGGTCATCTGTTATGGTGTAA